In Chryseobacterium turcicum, a single window of DNA contains:
- a CDS encoding RNA polymerase sigma factor, whose product MTSEQEFITKIEKHKGIIFKISKMYMDDKDDRDDLFQEITFQVWKAYPKFKGESEFSTWLYRIALNTAIIFLKSEKKRSFIANEDFSNYKITEDEYDHEKEEKLAEMYKAINQLNPIDKAFIFYYLEDFSGKQIAEQMGISEGNVRVKMNRAKNKLKEILNSN is encoded by the coding sequence ATGACCTCAGAACAAGAATTTATTACCAAAATAGAAAAGCATAAAGGAATCATTTTTAAGATTTCTAAAATGTATATGGATGATAAAGATGACCGCGATGATCTTTTTCAGGAGATTACGTTTCAGGTCTGGAAAGCTTATCCAAAATTTAAGGGTGAAAGTGAATTTTCAACCTGGCTGTACAGAATTGCACTTAATACAGCCATTATTTTCTTAAAATCTGAAAAGAAAAGAAGCTTTATAGCCAACGAAGATTTTTCGAATTATAAAATTACAGAGGATGAATACGACCATGAAAAAGAAGAGAAGCTTGCCGAAATGTATAAAGCAATCAATCAGCTAAACCCAATCGATAAAGCATTTATTTTTTATTACTTAGAAGATTTTTCCGGAAAGCAAATCGCCGAGCAAATGGGTATTTCGGAAGGAAATGTAAGAGTGAAAATGAATCGCGCCAAAAATAAATTGAAAGAGATTTTAAATAGTAATTAG
- a CDS encoding GreA/GreB family elongation factor — MSEQIILTTGVYDLIKEHLRRKKTTAEEEKILLAQLRNAKQVLRRDLPKDVVTINCEVKIKDSSHPQEQKFVIVSEDKAKVKKGKYSVLSNIALAIVGNKEGEIIDWPFENGDRKIEILSVEHIN; from the coding sequence ATGTCAGAACAGATTATTTTAACCACAGGAGTATATGATTTAATAAAAGAACATTTAAGAAGAAAAAAAACAACTGCTGAAGAAGAAAAAATACTTCTTGCTCAATTAAGAAACGCAAAGCAGGTTTTACGTCGTGATTTGCCAAAAGATGTTGTAACCATCAATTGCGAAGTTAAAATAAAAGATTCTTCACATCCTCAAGAGCAGAAATTTGTGATTGTTTCTGAGGATAAAGCCAAAGTAAAAAAAGGAAAATATTCTGTATTATCTAATATTGCACTGGCGATTGTAGGGAATAAAGAAGGCGAAATTATCGATTGGCCTTTTGAAAATGGTGATAGAAAAATTGAAATTCTTAGCGTAGAACATATCAACTAA
- a CDS encoding YdcF family protein, protein MKILIKSFKFLVFLMISWFIAHTIYIVVDGLSDEGKKADIAIILGSKVNEDGTLSTRLEKRLETGIKLYKNHRVKKILVSGGLGKEGFYEGSKMKEFLVNKAVPDSIILVDNYGNNTRLTVENTLKFQQKYKFKNIIVVSQYFHVTRTKKLFKEKGFTQVESVSPRYFEWRNLYSILREFPAYYTQ, encoded by the coding sequence ATGAAAATTTTAATCAAATCATTTAAGTTTTTAGTCTTCCTGATGATTTCTTGGTTCATTGCACATACCATCTACATTGTCGTTGACGGGTTATCTGATGAAGGTAAAAAAGCAGATATTGCGATTATCCTCGGAAGCAAAGTAAATGAAGACGGTACTTTATCTACAAGACTTGAAAAACGTTTGGAAACCGGAATTAAACTGTACAAAAATCATCGTGTCAAAAAAATTCTGGTCAGTGGCGGTTTAGGTAAAGAAGGCTTTTATGAAGGTTCAAAAATGAAAGAATTTTTAGTTAATAAGGCAGTTCCGGACTCTATAATTTTAGTGGATAATTATGGTAATAATACCAGATTAACTGTAGAAAACACTTTGAAATTTCAGCAAAAATATAAGTTTAAAAACATCATCGTTGTTTCCCAATATTTTCATGTAACCCGCACAAAAAAACTTTTTAAAGAAAAAGGTTTTACACAGGTAGAAAGTGTAAGCCCAAGATATTTTGAATGGCGGAATTTGTATTCAATTTTAAGAGAATTTCCGGCTTATTATACCCAATAA
- a CDS encoding porin family protein: protein MKYNFYRLFINSFVFLFAGSSLIFAQDLDTEKKEKGVIEYQLRAGINIGGFTPIPIPAEIRELSSFNPMLNISLEGSIIYLFKQTPSSWGIRTGVKLENKGMKANSMVKNYRMEIIGGEGERVAGNWTGGVSTHIANSYITIPTLAIFKVNDCWSFSGGAFWSFLMDKNFSGYVFDGYLREGDPTGVKVIFEDDKTASYDFSNDLRKFSYGLQLGTTWQFSKHLNVFGDFSFGLNNMFKSDFKTITFTMRPVYLNLGAGYSF, encoded by the coding sequence ATGAAATACAATTTCTATCGCCTTTTCATCAATTCATTCGTGTTTCTTTTTGCAGGAAGCTCATTAATCTTTGCGCAAGATTTAGATACTGAAAAAAAAGAAAAAGGAGTTATTGAGTATCAATTACGTGCTGGGATTAATATTGGCGGATTTACTCCAATCCCGATTCCTGCAGAAATTAGAGAACTGAGCAGTTTTAATCCGATGCTGAATATCAGTCTTGAAGGAAGCATTATTTATTTGTTCAAACAAACTCCTAGTTCTTGGGGAATTAGAACGGGTGTTAAATTAGAAAACAAAGGGATGAAAGCCAATTCTATGGTTAAAAATTACAGAATGGAAATTATTGGCGGAGAAGGTGAGAGGGTAGCCGGAAATTGGACGGGCGGCGTGTCGACTCACATCGCAAATTCTTACATCACCATTCCTACTTTAGCTATTTTTAAAGTAAATGATTGTTGGTCTTTTTCGGGTGGTGCTTTTTGGTCTTTTCTCATGGATAAGAATTTTTCAGGATATGTTTTTGATGGTTATCTTAGAGAAGGCGATCCTACCGGCGTAAAAGTTATTTTTGAAGATGACAAAACAGCTTCTTATGATTTTTCAAATGATTTGAGAAAGTTTTCCTATGGTCTTCAGTTGGGTACTACTTGGCAGTTTTCTAAACATCTCAATGTCTTTGGTGATTTCAGTTTTGGCTTAAATAATATGTTTAAATCAGATTTTAAAACCATAACTTTTACCATGAGGCCAGTATATTTGAATTTGGGAGCTGGCTATAGTTTTTAA
- a CDS encoding alpha/beta fold hydrolase, producing the protein MPYLTKQDSKNVELYYEDFGSGQPIILIHGWPLSGKSWELQIPVLLDLGYRVITYDRKGFGKSSPTLDGYDYDGLAADLHELITQLELKNVILFGFSMGGGEAVRYLTNYGSENVDKVALISSIIPLVKQKDDNPHGVSEEELYGILTSLKTDRVTFLESFHKNFYNYGLLSQKVSQKQLDYDWNIASHASPIATIKCAESWANTDFRPELSNVNVKTLIVHGDDDQIVPIETAGKQAAAGIADNDFVIIEGAPHGLNITHADHLNEILTRFLTNK; encoded by the coding sequence ATGCCTTACCTTACAAAACAAGACAGCAAAAATGTTGAACTTTACTACGAAGATTTCGGTTCCGGACAACCCATTATTCTTATTCACGGATGGCCGTTAAGCGGAAAATCCTGGGAGCTACAGATTCCTGTACTTTTAGATTTAGGATATCGTGTGATTACCTATGACAGAAAAGGTTTCGGAAAATCTTCTCCTACTTTAGATGGTTATGATTATGACGGTTTAGCGGCTGATTTACACGAACTCATTACTCAACTAGAATTAAAAAATGTCATTCTTTTTGGCTTTTCAATGGGTGGTGGCGAAGCTGTACGTTATTTAACCAATTACGGTTCAGAAAATGTAGATAAAGTAGCCTTGATTTCTTCAATTATTCCTTTGGTAAAACAGAAAGACGATAATCCGCATGGCGTTTCTGAGGAAGAATTATATGGAATTTTAACCAGCCTTAAAACCGACAGAGTTACTTTCCTTGAAAGTTTCCACAAAAACTTTTATAATTACGGATTGCTTTCTCAAAAAGTGAGTCAAAAACAGCTGGATTATGATTGGAATATTGCCTCTCACGCCTCTCCTATTGCAACAATAAAGTGTGCTGAAAGCTGGGCAAATACAGACTTCAGACCAGAGTTAAGTAATGTTAATGTAAAAACGCTTATTGTACATGGTGACGATGATCAGATTGTCCCAATAGAAACCGCAGGGAAACAAGCTGCCGCAGGAATTGCCGATAATGATTTTGTCATTATTGAAGGCGCTCCACACGGATTAAACATTACACATGCAGATCATTTAAATGAAATCTTAACAAGATTCCTTACCAACAAATAA
- a CDS encoding HdeD family acid-resistance protein yields MNESYPKPYKYWFLPIITGIIFIISGIYIFRTPLSSYLALTMLFAAIFFISGIFEIVNALSNRHFQNWGWALVGGIIDLIFGIILMASPMLTATFLPIYVGFIIMFRSITGIGHAIALKEMNVSAWIAPLIFGILGILLSLLMIFNPLIGGLTIVYYTAFSIIMFGVLQIIFGITLKKLKQL; encoded by the coding sequence ATGAACGAATCTTACCCTAAACCTTACAAATATTGGTTTTTACCCATTATTACTGGGATTATTTTTATCATTAGCGGAATCTACATATTCCGTACCCCGTTGTCATCTTATTTGGCGCTCACGATGCTTTTTGCTGCAATCTTCTTTATTAGTGGGATTTTTGAAATTGTAAATGCACTCAGCAATAGGCATTTTCAAAATTGGGGTTGGGCATTGGTTGGCGGAATTATAGATTTAATTTTCGGGATTATTTTAATGGCTTCTCCCATGTTAACGGCTACTTTTCTTCCGATATACGTTGGGTTTATTATAATGTTCCGTTCTATTACAGGGATTGGACATGCTATTGCACTTAAAGAAATGAATGTTTCTGCGTGGATAGCACCCTTAATATTCGGAATTTTAGGAATTTTACTTTCGTTATTAATGATTTTTAACCCTCTTATTGGAGGTTTAACCATTGTGTATTATACGGCTTTCTCCATCATTATGTTTGGGGTTCTACAGATAATTTTCGGGATTACTTTGAAAAAATTAAAACAATTGTAA